The Sphaerisporangium siamense genome includes the window TACCCGGATTTGCTACGCGGGTACAGCCGGAGTTTCGGGCACTGCGAATACGGGCTCGAAATCGACCCCCGCGAGTTCGGCAAGTGGGCAAACCGTGAGGCCGCCGTGGATCTGGCGAAACTGCTCTCGGGCCTCAAGAACGACTGGCCGGTGTACGACGAGCAGGACAACTCGGCCTTGATCCAAGAGCGGGCCGAGGAGGCGTGGGGGAACTACCTGCGCATGGACCTCACGCGAGAGGTGGGGGACCAGCTCGGGGCTGGCGTCTGCCTTGATGATCTCGAAGAGAAGTTCTGGGAACTGCTCTCGGATCACGAGATCTGGCCTGAGGCCGAGGGACACCGCGACGTCATCTTTCCAGGCATCCGAGATGAGCCGTTCATTCGGGACCTAGCCAAGGCCGCGATCGAGGACGGCGGGCTAGACCCCTGGACTATCCGCGAACTGACGGATACGGGCTACGCGATCGTCGGCGAATGGATGGCTCAGGACTTCCGCGTCCCCGATAACCAGCTCGCTCTCTTCTAGCAGTCGGCCCTAGGCATGCCCGTTGAGGGCATGAGTAAGCGCTTCAAATGCGACCTAGGGCACCTACTCCGGATTCAATCCCCCGTGCAAGAAAGGCTTTGTCGTGCCCATCGACATACGGCCTGACGCGGTTAATCGCGACGGCTACGTGCGAAATGTGATGACGGTTTGGTCGCAGGCTACGCCTGACCAACTGGGTCGCGGAATGAACTGGTACCGCACCGCTAACCAGCTCGCCGAGATGATTTCCGGCGGGAATGTGGCTGCGGGTGCAGGCGTTCTCGCTGCCCTGTCCGCGAATAAGTCGTGGGGCGAGAATGTGAAACTCGCTACCCGCGCATTCACCTCCGGTGAGCCGTCCGGGCACGTCGGGGACGCGATTCGGAAGGCTGCCCGAATTATGTCGGGCGAGGCTCCGGAATCGGTTCTGCCCATGGATTCCAAGACCGGGCATTTCTACCGGTGCATTCTCGACCCCACCGACCCGCATGCAATTTGCATCGACCGGCACGCACACGACATTGCCGTGGGTGTGCGATTCGGGAATCAGGATCGCGGTCTTGGGGCCGCAGGTCGATACGCGCTTCTGGCAGGCATCTACCGCGAGGCTGCATTCCTCCTCGGGACCATTCCTCAGATTGTCCAGGCCGTGACCTGGGTCGTCTGGATCGAAAGTAAGGGGAACTGAAATGACCTGCGAGATATTCCTGTGCCAGGAAGACGCGACGCACAAGGTTCGGGTGAAAGTCCCCGGTCTGCCCATTTCGCTCTCATGTCTGCTCTGCGAGGGACACGCGACCGGCGGACTCAACGTCGAAGGACGAATCATCGAATGTGAGGCGATGGCGTGAATCCCGTCGATGTTCTGAGGATCGTCCTCGAACGGCTGAAGGACTTCGTCTTCGTGGACGTGGACTTCGGAATGCAGGCGAAGTGCGCAACCTGTGGAGCCGTGATCTACGGCCTTGAAGATGGCGA containing:
- a CDS encoding DUF7178 family protein, producing MPIDIRPDAVNRDGYVRNVMTVWSQATPDQLGRGMNWYRTANQLAEMISGGNVAAGAGVLAALSANKSWGENVKLATRAFTSGEPSGHVGDAIRKAARIMSGEAPESVLPMDSKTGHFYRCILDPTDPHAICIDRHAHDIAVGVRFGNQDRGLGAAGRYALLAGIYREAAFLLGTIPQIVQAVTWVVWIESKGN